A stretch of DNA from Lotus japonicus ecotype B-129 chromosome 4, LjGifu_v1.2:
gggaaccttcgctgaaacgggagactttgcggaggcgtgcaacttcactgaagcgtgagacttcgtgaaggcgcgaaaaaatcactgaagcgtgagacttcgtgaatgtgtgagatttcactgaagcgtgagacttcgtgaaagcgtaagaccccattgaagcgtgagacttcatggaagcgtgagatttcatcgtcgtttaccctagggcaacgacagggaacattggtttagttggatacgtgtgtgttgggaggacgatacattgtttgactaaccttatcacctaacttcatatgttgagattatgatgatttgatgttgatgaacatcgttaggtattaatgattgaactgtgtaggagattcgagaacatgctatgtatataccttagagtaggcaatacataacttatatgtatatatatacaacatatgtatatatcccctttatcacaagttgattgtatatctattgtattctgtaagttgaccctagcgccttggctttgtttgtatgtttgtgtttgggcggtcggcctgctgccaggcgtctgtcagccggttcgtgatgattcgttgtgcgggaaagacctggagcggaacgactattactgaagctttcgacgaggacccgaacttcatgcctgatcgagggagggtcgatgatagtagtgtggggtatgggtggttagagtcttttggagttggttttactgtaatagctctgattcgttttgcttttgggacagggtaggttcccgatgcatggctttttgtgtggttctcttacggagggatcacagtgagtcagtcgggccataggggtctttgcttaggccattttgaggccgactttctcctagtggtttgtaattatactttttctcactcacacttctggatctgtaaatatttgcctacgggcacactactttggagtcactgcgagtgtgtgtgacgtggaagtgcagctgaggctgtacatgtttatatttgatgtatatcggttagtttagtagttgggttttgtctttacttccttatcgttttgatttaaaggaaagaaaacgaaaaaaaattacctgttttccgcgtaaaaattatttttggttactaaagtgacacctggaaatcggggtgttacaatatcacatacaacactctttctttcttttgacacaagacagcccctaaagctagatcactagcatcacacatgatttcaaatggtagagaccaatccggagcaacaattaccggggctgtcaccaaactctctttaatagactcaaaagctttcaaacaattctcatcaaaagtaaaaggtgcttccttctcaagcaagttggtcataggcttagctaatttggaaaagtctttaataaaccgtctataaaatccagcatgcccgaggaaactcctaatacccttaatgttagtcgggggagggagcttttcaatgacttcaatcttagctctatcaacctcaatccccttttcggacaccttgtgtccaagaactatgtcatccctaaccatgaaatggcacttctcccaattcaagaccaagttggtctcttgacatcttttcagaaccaaggctaaattccctagacaagcatcaaaatttggaccaaaaacagagaagtcgtccataaaaatctcgatgcaagtctctatcaagtcagagaaaatagcaaacatacacctttggaaagtagctggggcattgcaaagcccaaatggcattctcttataagcaaacacgccgtaagggcaagtgaatgccgtcttctcttGGTCTTCCAGTGCAACACAAATTTGGTTGTACTCGGAATAgccatcaagaaaacagtagtattgatgcccagccaacttatcaagcatttgatctatgaaaggcaaaggaaagtgatcctttctagtTACCGAATTCAGCCTTTGATAGTCAATACAAACCCTCCACTTCGTCACTTGACGAGTGGGAATCAACTCATTGTTCTCATTGGCAACCACAGTGATGCCTCCTTTCTTGGGAACCACTTGAACGGGACTTACCCATTCACTATCCGAAATTGGATAAATAACACCTGCATCAAGCAATTTTATTATCTCTTTCCTCACCACATCCTTCATGGAAGGTATGATTCTATAActcttattttagttaaattgtaATTAAAGTAATTTAATGTATAAAGCATCACATTTTGATGTATGAGTATTTGATTGCAGGCATAGATATTTGAGCACTTCCATGCGTCATTGTTTGATAGAAACCTGAACAGGAAATACAGTGAAAAAGACCCGCGAGCTTGCAAATGGGTCACCAAGAGGGGACTGTGGACCTGCATGCGAAGAGGCTAATCCTAGATGACCTTAGGGATAGCAGTGTTATATGGACTCCATATGACGGGCATAGAGTGGATTGGCCCTTTCGGCAGGAGTGTCTTTATAGTGGGTGGATTCGGCATTCAGGCATCATCCGCCCATATCTGCCAGAGCGTGTGTTGAGGTAGTTCCATATGCTACAAGATCAACCCAATTTACCACCGGCAAACATTCCCCCTGTTGAGGATATTGATGAGAGGTTTGAGAACATGACTCATTGCGTGGCTGCTCAACATACTAACACTCCAACGACAACGCCTCGCTACTTTGAGTGGTACAAGTCAATCTCACACCGCTTTGTGGTCCCTCCTGAAACAAGAGGTCCTGTGGCAGTAACTCTTGTGGTAAAGATCAATAATTTAATGACTagtttgattttgtttatgttaAAATTTATGATTCTGTTCCATTGTTGCTTGTAGGATGTTCTCGAACATTTACGGGAGTTGAGTGATATCACAGTTGACCCCAGTGAGACGCCACAACGGATCCTCGAGGCAAACCAGCGTATGCGGGATATCATCAGCACTTGGAGTATggaggtgatgatgatgacagtgGTTGTGGCAATGGAGTTGCAcctcatggtggtggtggctctgacagaaagaaaaaaggaaaagcaTCTGAGGTCTCTACCTCGAAGACTAGTTAGGTCTAGTGTTTTAGGATTAATTTATGGATAAATGTATTGAAGACAAATTACTTTTCACATAGGTTGTGCTAAAAAGACAAATTACTTGTCGTTGACATGTTATGTTATGTAGTGATGTGATTAATTTAGTCTCCAATTGTTGTGTTTTGTATCATTAAGCTGCTATGTTTTTTATCATCTTTCTGTTTTGTGTGATGGTGTTATGGGCCTGTTTCTTTTTTGCCTGAAACGTTTCTATTGCAGAGTTCACTTGTTCACGTACTCTCAGGGTGTGTGAACATCGCACCATGTAGGTGTTCTAGTCACGCACTCTCAAAGTGCGACATAAGAATCGCACACTCAGGGTGCGTCAGAGTTGTACGCTCAAGATGCGTCACGGACGCTCCATGAGAGTGCGATATGTTACAAAATGTATGTTCTAACAGTAACTTTAAGACCAGGGTCCCTGTACATTACAGAAGTTCTGAATTAATCGCACTCTCAGGGGGCGTCTTAGACGCTTCTCCAGGGTGCGTCTTAGACGCTCCTTGGAGAAGCGTGTAGGACGCACCCTGAGAGTGCGATTTGCAACTCGAAATCAGAAACAGATCTGAAACAGAAACATCAGAAACATAtcctttattcataattgtttgaTGATACATTACAAAATTTTCCAACATAGAAGTACAAAGACCCCTAGACCCTAAGTCCTAACCCTAGTACTTGACATatacaagtacaatgaccccTATATGGGATACAACCAAGAAGAGgcagtcttcttcttcttcaggtcTCTTTCTTGGCTTCTGAGGTCCTCTTCATTGTCTTCTGCTCCTCGGCATTCTGGATGGATCCAGTGCAGCCACCTGAGCCTGGGTGAGCCTTGATGTTTCCATCACAAAAGGAGACGCCGGAGGGCATTTTCTACTGGAGCGTGGACCTATTCTATTTAGCAACTTTGAGTACTTTGAACAAGCAAGGATGAGCAAGGATGGTCACCCTTACATATGCAACTTTGGCACTCtaaatttgaaatttcactTTCAAAGTACTCAAAGTTGCTAATGTTGGAGATAACATCCACATAACCCCAACCACTCAAAACCCCCTAAACCAAAAGAATAACattaaaaacaaaacataagaaaagcatagaagaggaggggaggaagaagagagatttTGTGTGAAAAATGAAGGATTGGGAAGCCATTTTTATAGAGCTGCGGTGCCCTATGTgagatgcaaataagtaacacaagaaagggtggtttgaattgtgtacttgaaatttacgttttaaaactttagtttatgaaaagagtACAAGTTCTTTTATAAAAATGTTAAGTGTGACTTTTCGTAAACGGTtcagtgcagcggaagtaaatgAGTAACTAAACATAACGATCAGCACACGGAGGtgtatactggttcaccctaaacgattgggctacgtccagtacttggccaccaccaagattttcactaacaagtatcaaggacttctccaatacaagtattagacaggacttctccaagtattatcacggacttctccaagtattctataggactcctcctacaaagTATTGTTCAGTACTTCTccaaaatcttacaaagatttaaGTCACTCTACTGgatttctcttctttcaagagtgatggtagataatttatggcactggaactctaagtgtttgggttcagatttgACTTTGGATCACTTATGAGTTCTAACAAAAGTGTAAAGAGAACAaagagatttgactcttttaaggtacgaggttttctctttcacttgcagaagtaatggcttgtgtttgacacttAAGAATTTCTGCTTAAGCTTTTAATGCTTTTGAGAAGTTTGGAATGAAGGTTTGAATGCTTGTATTCTCGGAGTtgattcttcttttcttcagatcttcaagaatgtcttaaatacttgcttgctagtgttgtagccgttgagagatgagatcCAACCGTTGTATTAGCCGTTGTGAAGTAAGATAAAACTGTTGATTCAAAAGgcttggttggtagcttcatttgATGTGGACTCAGAGgtaagtctatcctttagctataaagatgatgtttgtcagctagtaggtggtgatagactttgggctacttttcatacatgagacaatttggaaatttgatgttgacggcATGTACTTTTccttgttggtcagcgtgccttttgctGAAGCAAATTGTCTTCACGGGATCTGGTTTGAATACAAGTCAATTGGTTGTCTTTTGATTTCAATATTAGACAACCGGTTGTAATCAAACTAAGACTTTGGAGCTCAAAATTTGTCTTTGATAAATCTGACTGATGACGTGGCGTTAAACGGTCAGAGACTTAAGGCTTGAATAATAGTTAGTTCTCCTTTGCAAAACTGTTTTGTAGTAACAAAAATCTTCTTTTATCTGagatctttttcctttttgaagTGATAGAACGTTGAAGCATATAGCCTACTTTTGAGTTTCTCCTGAAATCAAAAACGTTATCAAGAGTTTAATTTCCAGCGAAACTTCTtgtataaaattgttatgatcaaaataagatttaaaaacgttatgatgcgtttgaacttaacactaGGTTGTAACGACGCGCTTAATGACTCATTTAATGAGTTTTACCGGTTGTTGACTCATGGTCAATGGCCAGTGCATTTTTAACGCACTCTCAAAGTGCGTCACCAACGAACTCTCAGTATGCGTTCGTGTCGCTCTCGGAAAATGAGGTTCAAACTGCGACCATCATGCAATTTAAAGGTCCATTCGAAAGGGGTAATTTCGGGTTTCAGAAAATTCCTtcggtctgaataacaattccctatatatatatgaacatatataaatcaaataattaAACCAAAATCAGCCTCGATGATCGCATGAACGAGAATGAGCAcataaaataaagaaagaaagccatAAGTAACCGCAAAATTCGTTGTAAACCTGACATATGCATGCATGGCTTCTCTTCACTTCATCAAACATAAATCTTAATAATCTAACATAGAGcatagctctgataccacttgttgggaaAATAACCAAATGCCTTAATCAAATACTCATGTCAGATTATTAGGGAATGAATTGAACCAGTAAACATACCTGACTCCATTGGATATGTGATGAACTGGTCGTGGGTTATGATCTTCCACAGACTAATCTCTTCCTCAATGGGTTCTCTCTCTACTGATGGGAATGGAAGAGATGAGTGACTTGTCAGATTAGCCTTGGGGACCAAATCCTATGATCTTTGTATAGAAATCTAACTAGAGCCCATTAACCCTAATTAGGTTTACtattggggtgttacacattGCAAAGCTCATACTGGCATATGATGTAAATTGGGCTTCTTAATTGGATCACCCTATCAGCCCAATACTTATTATTAACTTAAGCGTAAATGTCTTAATTTGTAAACTCACATATTAggttatttaaaaaataacccAACACTTATACCCTGCTATCTCATAACCAAATATGTTCTATTACGTCACTTTCAAAAGGGTAGCTATTGAGACATGAAAGATTAATCTAAAAGTCGTATTTACCCTGTTTTAAGATGACATCTAAAATACCTAATATTTGTGATAGTTTTGGACCACCATAAAGCAGAGTTTTTGTACTCTATAATTACAGTTAGTGATTACCAAAAACTGTCACAAATCGCAAGCGTTACCGGTGTTTATCAAAATTTAGTGTACACGAATTATTTTGGAAAAGCATTTTATAGACTTGGCTTGCTGAGAGGGTGGATCTAGACCATGATTTATGGATCAAAAGCATTTACAGATGGCCACATTATGTGGCTTCAAGAAATAAAAAGTTGAACTCCTAGCACATGTCTTTTTCTAAACAAATCATAGATCTAGACAAAACTGAAAAAACGGTTCTACGAATGACTTTTAATTACATGTACGTACACTAAATTCTTGGCCAAAAAGGCTGACTCAAAATTCGGCGTCTGTCATCAAAAGAGCTACGCGTGGCTCACTTTGGTTATGAGTTAGATGTGAGATGTTGAAGCCTGGACAAAACAAAAAGATGGAGTTCAAATAAATGACACATGCATGCAGCTATACAGTTGTGATTCGATTCTTGTTTATCCATAACTTAATTAATTCTATACATATTATGAGATAGATGTATAGCAGCATATGCATTTAGATCCTTGAGCGAAATTTGTACAGTAATGAATATTAAATGAGTcacatgttttatttatttcgatTTGGATGTAAATCCAAGTATCTTACTTATAATGATGTGATGAATTCAAAACGAAACACATCTTGGAGGGTAAGGATGAAACACCTAGTACAAAAAATAGATAAGGTAGCGGTTAAAATATAGCAAAGGTAGTGGTTCTAACCGCAGAAAAGCAAGGCGTAGCCTTTGAGCAAGTGCAACAGTAGTGGTTCATAACCGCTACCTTTAAACACTAAAGGCAGCGGTTGATATTTAAGGAACCGCTACCAATACTGCACATATTACTCCAGTGAACTTCAAACGTAGCAGTTTTAACCGCTGCCTTTTAATAGAAATAGAAGCGGTTCCAAACCGCtacgttaatttttttttttaaactaactATATACTTTTAACATATTTTTGGTAGGGAACAACAAAATCTGAAtggctttttcttttttgacaggAAATCATAATACTTCATTAATCAAATATGGATACAATATCCTTAAGCACACAGTGCTGAATACAATGAGTAACACCCACCCAAGTACAATTTGCATGAGACAAAGCAAATTTAGACAAATCATGAGCCACAACATTGGCTTTCCTACCTACATGGATAACAGTAAAAGACTGAAAATTGACACCTAAATTAATTATATCTGCTAGAATATATCCCAGGTATGAGCCATGCGTTCCACCCCTTGCAATAGTGTCAACCACAACTTTGCAATTAGATTCCACAATTGCAGCATTGAAACCATGTTCCACAGCAAAGCTAACTCCAAATTTTATGGCACATGCTTCTGCATATTCAGGGCCCAAATCAGCAGTGAGAGGTTTTGTTCCTGCCGCCACCACATTCCCAAAATGATTtcgcaccaccaccgccaaTCCCCAGTCCGAGCCAACCTCTAAAGCATCTACATTGAAAACACATTGCTACAAAATCTGAATGACTTGCTCTGTATTATAGAAAATTCAAACATATTACAGACTCATTGCTAGAGCCACATAGTAATCATGACTAATGAGTTAGCAGCCCAAGAGGGAAGATGTTACATCAACACAAAATTAAAACTTATGGAAAAAGATTTATTTTTATGAGAAAACCAATCAGAGGAAGAATCATATTTGTTTAGTTTTTAAAGGCTCTAAGTAGAAGGAACCCATTTCCCACCACCACTTATCAGGAAtcaaaaaaggagaaaattgGTTGAATAAATAGGTTATGAACTTATGGTTATGGCCAcggctagtaagtaagttgtaaagatatttttatcttaatttctAGGAAGGATAGGGTCATTCTGTCCAAACCAAAGTGTTCCCTATTTGTTTCCATTCACAACATTGGAGTTTCACAAGTTCATTCTTATCAATTGTCATAGACATAGTGCTATTACACACACACTAAACTTGCATCATGCCAGAGCATACACAAAATTaattgaaataataaaaaagtaagaaactagtgttttattttacttatattGAGACAACtgacaacaaaataaaaaataattgcaGCATGAGCTCCATACATCTTGCAAAGCAAGAATAGGTGATCAGTTAGTATTAGTACCTTGGACTGTAGAAAACATGGAACATGCTTCTGGTGGATATAGCATTTGCCACAGAAGATAGGATATTGGGATAATAGTTCTGATTGCCAACAATTGATTCAAGAATACCATTTCTAGGCCGAACAGATCTTCTGATTCCCAATCTCAGTTCTCCATTTTCATCCCTACAAAGACAGGCAATACGCATTgaggttgtgtttggatgaggGATTGTAGAAATTCAAGGGATTTTAAATGCTAGGGAATTCAAATGACTCAATTGAATTcccttgaatttcaaattttattgtttggataaaatgttgaaatttgctcaattgtaaaattctttgtttgggtaatataaatgaatttccttcatttaattgtttttatcttaatataatcggctgaaaaccctaaaaatcagcccgactctcaaaaatagACCGAACCCTTAAAAGTCGACATAAAAGCCTAAAAAGTGGCTGAAAAACCGAAAGTCGGCCGAAAAcccaaaaatcggccgaaaacctaaaaatcagtcgaaaaccctaaaaatcggcccgacTCTCAATAAtcagccgaaaactcaaaagtcgacacaaaaccctaaaaaacggcccaaaaccctaaaacgaCAAGAAATCCCTAACAATAggccgaaaacgtgaaagtcgactcgaaactcaaaaatcggcacataaccctaaaaatcgacctgactctcaaatatcggccgaaaactcaaaagccgtctgaaaaccctaaaaatcggcccgattcgaaaaaatcggccgaaaactcaaaagtcggcacaaaaccctaaaaatcgccCCGACCCTAAAAAATTTACCGAAAACCCAAAATTGGCCCATAATCCTAAAAATTGGCCGATAACCCTAAGaatcggccgaaaacgtgaaattcgacccgaaactcaaaaatccccaaaaccctaaactcggctgaaaactcaaaattcggccgaaaactctaaaatcggcccaaaactcaaaaatcagcacaaaaccctaaaaatcagcccGACACTCAAAAATTGACCAAAAAACCTAAAACCCGACCTTTcgggttttcggccgatttttagggttttgtgccgaATTTCGAGTTTTCTGCCGATTTTTTAGAATCGAGcccatttttagggttttgggccaaCTTTCAGGTTTTCGGCCGATATTTAGGGTTTTGTTCCGAATTTTGAGTTTTctgccgatttttagggtttttggccgatttttgagttttcggccgattttagggttttgggttgatttttgagtttcggccaaactttcacgttttcggccgattCTTAGGGTTATCGGCCGATTTTGGGTTTTCGGTCAATTTTTGTGTGTcaggccgatttttagggttttttgctgatttttgagtttttttgcttatttttagggttttgggccgattttagagttttcggccgaattttgagttttcggccgattttttagttttcagccgagttttgggttttgggtcgatttttgagtttcatgccgactttcacgttttcggccgattcttagggttatcggcaaatttttagggttttgtgctgactttcgagttttcagccgatttttgagagtcggatcgatttttagggttttggaccATCTTTctgttttcggccgatttttgagtgtcgggccaatttttagggttttgggccgatttttgagGTTTTGGTTGACTTTCGAGTTTTtggccgattttagggtttttagccgagattaattttttttactgaatttaGACAGGGTTAAGGGAGagatgaagaatttgaaattcctCCTATTTTGAGGTGATTTCAATTACCCTAAATCCTATTGAGTAAAATACCTCATTTAATTATTAGTAATTTGATAATTCTCCACATTAGATATCCAAACAAGGTATTTTAATTGAAGGGATTTGAAATACCCTCTAAAATTACATTCCCCTCAAATATTCCcccatccaaacacaacctgAGGGTTTGAAAGGTATAAGAATGATAGATGATAGTCTTCTCTTTCTTAGAGACGGTGTAGTTGGAATTTCAAGTTTGATTCAATGGACATTCAAAGATTATTGTTTCTCCTTTTTAATGCTTTCAAAGTTTGCAAGACATCATGATTTTCATGTACAGGAAGCCATGGGTTTTGAGGTATGTTCTGTGtgtatatattttctttttcctggcTCTCTTTCATAATTTGGCACTTAATGCTTACCAAGACAATTAGCTCTTTAATATTAATAAGGCAGAGACTATTCGCGCCTCCTATTTTGCTAAGTGAGCCATCCCCAAAACTGCAAAAAGACCAAAATACCCTTcagtaattttaatttaaaaaaaaaaactaccttcCTCACTTATAACTGCGGGCAGGTTAAAAATTTAAACACACCCGCAGTTATAACCACGGGAAATTGGTGCTATTAAAGAGGCTTACAGTAACCGTTTACACAAGGCTCATAACCTACCGCAGTTATAAGTGCGGACCGGTTGAAAATTATAACATATTCGCAGTTATAACAATGGGAAATTTGTGCTATTAGAGAGGCTTACAGTAACCTCGTACAGATGCCTCATGTTTTATGAACCTACCGCAGTTATAAGTGCGGACAGGTTGAAAATTATAACGCATCCGCAGTTATAACCACGGGAAATGACTAAGTTTTTCACTTCCGCTAACAAGTTAGCGGAAGGTATAAATTTAACACTTCCGCACGCATGTTAGCGGGAGCGTGTAATTTGTTTGATTACCGCAGTTTTAAGGGCGGGACTAACCAGTTACGTCGGAAAGTCGCGAAATTGCGATGTCAGCtaaaaaaagctgaaaaaaaagctcgaaaaaaaggtaaaaacttACATGGGTAAGCTTCTATTCTTGACTTGAGATCACCCAAAAGAACTTGGGAGTGGAGGAGTGGAGGATTAAGAGGAGGGTGAGGAGGagggtgaggaggaagaaggagatggtgtgtgggaagtaaaaattaaatattagctttttatgttttttttactaagggcAATGTTGGAATTTTCAAAAACGGAGATGGCGGACTTAGCAAAACGGGGAGGCGCAAATAGTCTCTGCCTATTAATAATACACCAAAAATTATTACTTATTTGGATAAAAAGAcaaaattaataacatctatttttgTTCGCCAATGGATGATTACTTTCTACAGGGACCTGATGCCTATTAAAATGTACCAGTTCAACACACACATGCAGCATGACTTTATCATttataatgttaaaaatataGTTGAAGTGGTAAAGGCTGACATAGCTGAGGGGATAGAGATTCAATGTCAGAAGAAAAAACAAACTTGCCACAGAAGTACCTAAGAATTTCTCCATGCACAAACTCACACTCACACATATAGATAGATACATACCTTAGAAAAGGCACTGCATCACCAGAAACAAGATTTTTTTGGCTCACAAAAATACTCCAGCCAGTAGTGAGTAGATGCCACCTTGGTTGACCTGACAAATCACCAGATTGATTATTTGTGCTAATTAGTCAACATATGAAGCTACACCTTGTATAGTTGTTCACTTTCCCCTAATCACATTACCTCTATAAATATGACAAAATTTCCACTCCACACCATGCAGGTCTTTCGCAACAAGCTCTTGAGAGGGTCTCTGCTGCTTATAATCCTGTAAATTTCAGGGAAACTACACAATCAAACTTTAGAATTGATATGTGCTTATTTGGAAATCTTTCTACAG
This window harbors:
- the LOC130712484 gene encoding auxin response factor 4-like, whose product is PSSPSPATVAARFVVDAVIVATSYVLRLVVVSFALLLSFAPCWFCRGCVVHCCYWRLRSLPYWLLCALIQDYKQQRPSQELVAKDLHGVEWKFCHIYRGQPRWHLLTTGWSIFVSQKNLVSGDAVPFLRDENGELRLGIRRSVRPRNGILESIVGNQNYYPNILSSVANAISTRSMFHVFYSPRCFRGWLGLGIGGGGAKSFWECGGGRNKTSHC